TTAGTAATATTGTAACAATTACAAAAGTGATTGGTGAAAAATTACACATGTTCATTTACAAACATGATAAATAGAAAAGCCCTTCTAATAGATTGggctgctctggagcagcctaAGATTACCATATTCAATGCTGAGCATTAACTAGAAAAGTATGCTTTATGTTCAaatctttgtggacaccccttttaataaatgcattcatctactttaagttgtatccattgctgactcagatgtgTACATCAGTGTCTAGTTCCCATAGAGTAACATTTGATATGCACCTGACAACTCGGGTTACACATAGGGCCCAGCCTATTCCCCTTTCCATCTGCCTATACTCTACTCACCCACTATATCGCTTTTAAGCTTTTtcaggtaggcacctcccttcTGATGTTCCTGTGGCCATTTATGTTCCAATAAACAACACTTTCACCTATCGTGAGATCCTAGAGCTAACAATTAAGGTTTCTGTGGCCATTCAAGACCCTATCAGCTACATTTCCACTGGGACGAGTAAGATGAAAAGTTCCAACACCTAATAGTTGTATTACACATAACCTTTCCAAGCAGCCAATATCTCCCACCATTCTACAACTCTGCCCTTCTCCACCTCACCTTTTTTAGCCACAACCAGGGACTAGAtctttcagctacttttaacATGACTGCCCTCAGCACACTGAATCCAAATTCAACCATTAAAGATGTGACACTTGACTATGCTACTTTGCTACAAACCCCTAATGTCTATCTCTACTGGTCTAACATATGCATGCCACCCATGCTCGCTCACCTCATCCACCACATCTGCAACCTCTTCCTTTTGTACACTCCATCAACCTCATCTTCAAATGGCACTGTTATCTATATAAAGTGAATTATCCATCCACAATCCTAATTACTCCACTGCCACCAGCAATGGGCATGTCATTAACCTCTAAAGGCATCCTAATAAATGTACCTGCCTAAGTACCTGATTATGCCTCCACATGTAGCGAGCCCGAGTGGCTTAGTGTTCCAGTCCacagatggcgctctctcccctcttttAGGGACTTTACGCACTCCTCTGAGCGTGTTGGATGcccggcagttcgaaaagaggcagagGTTGGCTTTGCATTTATCAGATAAAGCATGTTAAGTCCATACCCTTCCAAGGGACGGGAGCATTGCCAGGGCTATATATATAGTGCTATATAAtgcatatatacactatatggacaaagtattgggacacctgctcatttattgtttcttctgaaatcaagggtattaaaaatgagtttgtcctgcttttttggagtaactgcctctactgtccaggaaaggctttctactagtttttgaggttaggatgttggacaatcacctccccaattcatcccaatattactggatggagcaccatcatcaatTCAgagttccactgatccacagcttaatgctgaggAGCTTTATACATCTCTAGCCCatgcatggtaccaataggttcatgtttatctgctccagagagtcctattctattggcaatatgtctCTACTAGTTTAGGTAGGTGGTATCGTGCAGCACTGAGCGATTAAAGAACAAGGAGTTGAGGAAGGAAATTGTGGAAGCCATTGATAGTCTTTTATGCCAGGTAAATGAAAATTGTGGTATCTGCAGTTTGGTTTGCTGCCATGTGTAAGGTGACCAAAAACAGCTTATAAGATCCTGATTGATGAGGTGCAGAGATTAGAAAGGATTATGAACAATGCCAAAAGAAGGTGACTGCGGGTGCCACCCCAGCTAGCAGGGAACATTATAGAAAACAttcagcaatgtttttaaaaggttccaggAAGGTTAGCCTGTAATGTTACAAAATTACATGATTCCTGAAATGTCCTGAAAATGTGAGATGTGATGATGGTAGGAAACAGAATTTTATTAGGACAATTCTTACACAACATTGCCAGTCAGACACAAACTAACATTACAGAAACATTGGAAGTAACTTCCCCAAAGGCaatttacactgaaaaaaataataataataatttgcctTACTATTTAAATTATGCCCAACAAATATGTAAATCCCTTGTTCAATagtcaaaacaaaacaaaataaaaacttttAGAAGACTTGACAGATTTTAGGAACCAAATTGTAACATTGACAATGTTTACACAATGTTCTACTAACCAACAATTTCTAGCTGGGACATTACCTTAGTAGTATGGCATGGTTTGGGAGAGGGGTGCTGGAACTACCACTGAAGCTTAGTTGAGCAAGGTTGAGAAAGGTTTAAGATTAACCCCGAAAGTGTTCTTACAACCTTCTATTACccttgtagttactgagcaATACACCTTGTGTGCGTAATGAGcttttctgtgttaaggggttaagaaatTACTAGAATTTTTTTCTAGATTACTAGAATCAAAAGATGGGCTGATTAAGGCAGCAGCACCAGCGACAAATGCAGGGAGAAAGTGGCATCCCCAAGAGGCAGTTGTAACAGTCACTTAAAGGTGGGGTACAGTGCGCATGTGCACAGTGAGAGCCAGAGCGAATAATGGAGAGTGTGGAGGAAAATGcaggagagtgtgtgcgtgtggtgaACTGTGCTGGGTTGTAGCCTGGGTTCTCCAGCTGGTGTTGTCTGGGAAGTTGTGACGAGCGAAGTTGAGGTGCTCTCATTGCTCATTAAAACTGACTCTGAAACCCCTGCACGTGTTCCCTGCATGTCTCTTCATGGAGCTAAGTATTCACCTCTTCACGAGAGCACCCACCTAACACCATTCGTTACACAGTACAAGCTGCAAAAAGGGCATTAGAGATAGGCCAGATGCACAATACGAAGGCAGGACTAGGGTCAGGTGATTTATGGAAAGCATGTCCGTCACCAgagaaaataaaatagaaagtaAGGAGTGACAGCTTTTTTTAACCATTCATTTGCAGTCTTGAGACCAAGATTGGATTGCGTGCTACAACACGTCGTATTAGCAAGATCGATCAATTCTATCAGTgtgcaaactgtgctggactccagcccctGTTAGTTACAATCTAACAAACAAAGCCAAACAGCATTGCAAACAAAGGGGTAAAATACACTGAGCACAAACAAGAAATGTCTGGAACCAATGACGGTGGGCGAGGCTACAGATTACTTTGGGATGAGGGTGCATGACAAGGGCGGATTATGAAGACACGATCACAGCAGCACATAGACTAGGCACATGAGACTGTGTAGAAACAGAGATTAGTGGAAGCCAGGACTGGATGTTACATTTCTTCACCTGTAATTACTAGCAGAGAAGAACAtccttataaataaatacatatttggtTTATTGGCTTCATAAAATTGTAAAGGTAGAAAGAATATGGCACTGTTGAAAGCGCTGGTGGGGTTGCCATCTTTGGTGAGGTGATGGTGAGGTCAAACTTTTTAGGTTGCTGGAGTAAGGCTGGGATATTCTATTTTATACAATTATACACATGTGTCATTATGTATTACTTAAAACACTCATATTATACACAGATCATAGACAGTGACATGTAGACTTATGGTTCTCAAATGTGCCCTCAGAGCACACCAGCCAGCCCATATTTTTTCTCTAACCTCTAGTGCTAGAACAGGTGTGGCCTTCACACCTAtagtaaaaaaactaaaacaaatacACCCCACCTTATTAAGGGCCGGATGACCCTGAATCTCAATTCAAAAAGAATGCAAGTTGGCAGCCTTGCACAGAAGAAACAGCAAAACAactgaacacacattcacacattaaaagtaggagtggtagtagcaatagtagtagtacaacaacaacaacaacaacaacaactaataCTACTTAATtagcactactactactactgctgctactgctgttgTTACTATCATTGATACTACTACATtggcactactactactgctgctgctgctactgctgctatcACTATCATTGgcaccactgctactactactactgctgttgcTGCTATTACGtccgctactactactattgctgaTGCTATTATTATCATTGGACTCTGCAACTTACCCAGAATGCATcggcacaggtcgtcttcaacgtttcttcactggcttcctgtagctgctgcccgcatcagagtccctgacactggcctacaaagccaagaatgaaccagcccctctgtacttggttaaaagccgatctgcaccaagagcccatccggcttcaagtacggctcggcttgacccactatccctctactactactactgctatcacTATCATTGgcaccactgctactactactactactactactactactactactgttgctgCTACTTCAGCTGTTGTTACTGCTTCTACAACTACAActtctactgctgctattactatcCTTggcactactactacttttactactgctgctgccactgctgtTGTTACTATCATGGACACTACTACATTGGcacttctactgctactactgctgaaAAGGGATCCTGACAGAGGTTCTATTCTGTACAATGTATAGATAGGTCATGAGTCATGTGTACTTACTCATCTAAATTCAGGCTATTTTAACCACATACAAAAATATGACAAATTCTTTAGAACAGTGTCTATGTAGTGCAAAGCTAAACTGTATATGCATGAGTTTAACATGCCAtgctttaatattaataagctacttttttgttagtttgtttcTTGTTTTATCTTTACCTTGGTTTGGAATTTTATGTTTGACTATTGCTAAATAGTAGTCTGTGagttcagaccatgccatcagcatataGTGATATGGGATGAGCCTGTAAGAGAGGGGGGAGAATTTGAAGACGTTCATGTGGCTTCTGATTTGTGGTAGAAGGCCAGATCCACCTCTGATAATTGGAGCTAGGAATCAGACATATGGCTGATTTAAAGGAAGTCAACAATATGGTTGTGGGTTGTCAAATTCTTGTTGTGAATATGTGAAGAAAGTAGAGATTGAATTTGTAGAAGGTTAGATAGTGGAGGTTGGATAAGGACAATTCAGGACATTGTTTTTCTCAGTTTTACTCCACATAGTCACCAGATGCAGTATATTACAGTAATGAAAATCCAGAATCCAGAAATCCCCCAAAAAATGGCTGATAAGAGTTTTGAAAACTAGTGGGTAAAAAATaacagtttttcattttttgcttCACATTTTGCACTTGGTGTGGTTACCCAACGCTTAACAGCAATTCTCTAGCATTAGGAGGAAAACACTAAAAGCTAAAAGACAATGTGTCAATGAATTTTCATGGTGAATGAATAAACGAATGAGaatatactgtacactgtgaGAATGTGAGCTCCTTCAGAGTGCAGTTCAGATTGATAAGatttgtattactttttaaattagaataataataaaacaacatgACTAAAGTGTAATTCCTATTCATGTGTTTTGTTGCTCAACTTATATATGGATCATATATGGAATATGAGCTTAATTAGATCACGTTCAATACCCATTATAACTAAATGCAACAATACATTGCAGCATCACTTTAATGATAGAGAAAAGTAGCTTATGAGGCAGAAATGGCCACTTAGGGCATGGCAAAAGGGCTTAACCACTAACCATTAAATGGTGTAGCTGTTTACTGCCTGAACCTCTTGCCACATGTGGATTCATGCTCAGTTCTGGTCTTTGTATTTAGTAGGAAATGTTTAGATTAGCATCTGCAATGTTAAGACTTCCAAAAAGCAATGCTTTGATACATTCCTTACCTGGCTGCCACCCCCAGTTTGGCACACATTTGCTACAATGGTATATCTAAAAATAGCATGAAATGCACTGAAGACCACCTGTGGCACTGAACTAAGAAGCGAAGCGGTGTGCATTTGTGGTTGATGTCATCCTGTTGTGGAGTTCACCTCAGGCAAAACAGGGCAGGAAGGAGCAAGCAGTGTCGCTCCAGCATGCAGATCTAACACCTACCTATACCAGCGCTCAATTGAGCGCTAAACGCCTGCTCCTTGTTCTCCTTGATGACTACATGGTGTGTGGTAAAGAATTCTACGGTTTCGCAGTAATACTTACCGTTGCGCTCTTATGTTTTGCATATCAAAACTACAAAGACGACATAGCGCGAGGGCATTCTCAGAAAAGATGCAGAATGTGATAAAGAGGCAGAAAAGTCACATtcgctgtttttttctttttcctatgAGTTTCTTTTCATGACATTTATGTTAAATGTCACATTTAGATACAGAGCCATTACACAGCAGTACAGTGGATTTCATACACTCTCACACCAGCGAATTGGGGCAGTGAGAACATGTTCAAGCTGCGGACAGCCACCTCAGGCCTCTGGAGGCTGCTGGGAGTTAGGTGCGTCACTCGAGGGCATTCTACTGTGGATGTTGAAGGAGGCATTGTTCATTGATTCCCCTTCTCCCACTTCCTGATGGGCAAGGGGATCAAACTGGTGGCCTTCCGGTTCaaagcctgcttctctaacccTAACTGCTGgcattttgttaaaaaaagatGCCTTattgagaagaaaagaaaagaaacacagattgacctaaaaaaaaagctgaagctgTAGACTTACTATTTCTAGGTAGCGCTGGTACCTATAAGTAGTATAAATAGCACCGGGCTATtaattgtgggttcgatacctgggctcgccAAGCTGCTGAGctggcatgtgtgctcactgccactgtgtgtgtttgatcactagtgtgtatgtatgtcttTACTTCACAGATGGGTTAATGGCGGTTGGTGGGCAAATTCAGTCTGTGACTCAAATGTTGAATACGGTTGTCTTGCCaataaacaatcaaacaaatgtTTATTACTCAAACATAGCAGGAAATTAGTAATTTGTCAGGTTGCATGAGTAGCCGTTTACTAATGGCTGCCTCTTCAGATGAGCTAATGAGTTAACAGTACAGCCCCCCTGTCCAGAGGTGGGTGGGGTCATTTCTTCTTTAACTTGTGAGACAAATAtatgtgcatttctggacttgACTACACAGCTAATTTGCCATTGGTAAACCAACCCTTTGAGTGTTGatcaaaatattttattgcCAATAGCTCAGTGGGTAAAAGATGGCTTGATTTCATAAATGTCTTTAATAgtttaagcaagattactttTTTAGTTCCATattttaaataacaataaaaataattttaaaagaaaaaaacatgagtCAGTACTTTAGCAGGTATCACTAATTGATACATATTTTGTAGAGAGCTTTCTAGCCAGCTTTTAGTGATGTTTAGTTCCGGGGACTGTAAGAACCTGCAGAACCTTAAGCTTGCCTGTCTTGAGGTGGTCCATTGAGGATTTTAAGGCGTGTTTAGGATTATGCTGTAGAGGCCATGCATCACCATTCATTGTGATGTTTGCTTAAACAAATTGAATCCATCCATTCTTTCTTTTAATGAAATCCTGCCCCCTTTTTCTCCAAAATTCTTTTTCTCATTACAGCCAAAATGTTCCattttaacttcatcagtccacagggcGTGTCTCCAAAGTCCATTGAGATCCTTTGAAAACTTTTGATGATGAATTTCGTGGTGAGGACACAGAAAGGATTttcattatgatttttttattaggaAACAGCTACATGAAAATGCTTTTGCATGTTCTTCTGGGCTTTTCCTGCTTCGTGGGtatcaattattttaatatttagagTTGTAAGTAGCTGGAGCCCATTTGAGGAGAGTATTTGAAAATGCTTTTCATCATTTGCATCATCTGGACTTTCTTCATTATGATTGTGAACAAACCATCGCCTtaccaatatatatatgtgtttgtgtgtgtgtgtgtgtgtgtgtgtgtgtgtctttgtggtTCCTCAGACTTAAACTGAACTGGCTGTGACTTTGTAATGAAAACCACAGCAGTATTTTTCTAAAGCTAAATTCCTGCTCTGACTGCTGACTGGATGTGTTTAGCAGTGTATGAAGTTCTTTAATTGACTGCCAAGCCATGGATAAAAAATCAATGTGTATAAAATGACTGTTGATCATTTTAATGCTGATCAGTATTCAGCCAAATGGGCCCACCTGATGAGTACAAGAGCTAAACAGTCGCTTCTATCAGTTATTAGGTAGAGTCAGCTCTGAGctcaacaaaaaaaagtgtataGTGATTTCAGTAAATAAATGCTGGCACAAATGATTAAACAAGTATATGTGCCCATCTTTAGATAATGACCCTGACTGAGCACTTACAGTTGTCCTTGGAAGGTAAGCAGAGTGAAACTCTTCCCCAAACAGTCAAACACTGGTATGACACACCAACCAATATGTTGTCCAATGGTTGTTTAGTCATGGCTTTGCTAAATAATGCAATTCAGACAtcactttttcactttttagtCTTTAATTTGTTTGTGTTCAGAGAAAAAGAAGATACAAGCAATTTAGTAAAACAAGCATGTCTCTTCTTGGGCTACTACACGGTTGAAAGTTTAATTCCTGTAGAAACCTGCTAACCTGTACATTACACCAGCAACATATGAGACACTATAAATCACAGTCATTTTTTTTACCGAAAGCTATGTGACAGTCATCATTCCGTAATATAAGCTATTTCATTGACATTTTGGTCAAATAATAGAAAGCAAGAACAAAAATTACAGTCATATACTGAGAATCTGGACCAAAATGACTGTTGTGGGTGAAGAACGGAGGTGTACAAAGGCAAAAGAAATATCACAAAGAGCAaaaaatacatagaaaataaaagtaaaaaatgcatCCAGCAGCATTTGTCTCTGTTCTTACTTCATTTCCCACACCAGGACCTAAGATCTAACGGACTATGTATTTCATAATGCATTCTAGAAAAGGTTTTGCTCTGACATAATGAGAAAAATCAGCCTTTTGAAAGTGGCTTTTCTAAAATGTTGTGAGATTTTAATGACATTTAAGTAAGCCAAATTTTTCTCtttgctgaagctgctgctgcttcttcatTCCATGCCAATTTATTGATAGATGGTGGATTCAGCACcatctgtagtgtgtgtatgctaTCTACAGTTGTATGCAAAAATCTGCACACCTCTTTTGTATAACTTTTATACATAtcacattttatgttttattttcccCCAATGTATTAAATTGAGCAAAAAAACAGTTCTGCCCAATAACATACATAACCTATATTCACTTGTTTACTCATTTGCTATGGTGCCGTGATCTGCAAGTCATGAGGCTTGTGTGCAGCAATTTCCTGTAAAGATTGTTAAAAGATAACCTGCTGAGAATTATATAAATCTGTTAACCACCATTTACATGTCCTTTACCAGCTTTACCTGGCAAACTGTCAAACGTCAATCATAGATCTGCCATTAAGAGTTCATTTTTCTAAACACATTGGCAGTGATATTAAAAAAGTGAGAGGAAgtcttaaaatatatataaacagatagCAGTTTTGTAATGTCAGTTTAGCAAAATAGTTTTGGAACACACACCTAACCAAAACACAGTTATGTGCACTATATATGCTCGTTATAGGCAGACTATACTCTTTTGTACCCCAACTTCTATCAAATCATGGAAATAAATCTCCTTCctcagtctcacagtttgaCAGTCCAAGCATATCTGATTGCTGGATTTCATAATTGCATGTTGATTTTGCTCCTTGTCATCCAAATTAGGTCACTCAGGtgttactgctgctgttctcaggCATGCTCTTGGAGGAAAGTGATGGCATGTAACCCTTAAAGAGGCTCATTACCCTCTGCTTGTATGTCTTAATGGCGAAGAAGTAGATCACTGGGTCCAGACAGCAATTGAGGTTCATCATTGACACGGTGACCTGCAGGGACATtttgaaagccttcttctcctCGCAGGAAGGCTCATAGAGAAGCCTGCGCACCATGAACTGCATGATGTTGATGTGGTAGGGGCTAAAGCACACTACAAAGCTCAGCAGGATCAGCAGGATCAGGTTCTTAGCCCTTTGGCTCTTACCCGACCTGCTGGTCATGGGGTTTTCCTTGGCCATTCTGGAAAGCTTGGAGTTGATCTTGCTGTAGCAGCCCAGGATGAGCCCCAGGGGAACAAAGAACCCAACAAAACAGGCAAACAGAAGCACATACGGCATCCTTGGAGACCCGTCCAAACTGGAGTACTCCATGCATGTGCGCTGATTTTTCCAATCCTTCATCATGTTCCTGAAGAGCAGAGGAGACGTCTCCAAACCAACAATTGCCCAGACCAGAGCACAGACACCCCGCACCACTTTGACGTTCCTCAGCCTCAGGCACCTGTGTGGGTGCACCATAGCCAGGTAGCGGTCCACGCTGATGCAGGTCATGAACGCGATGCCGGCATATGTGTTCAAATAGAAGATCATTGCAGTCAGTCTGCACAGGAACTCTCCGAAGGGCCAGTCGAATCCACGGATGTAATAGGTGATCCTGCCGGGCAGAGCGAGGGTGAAGAGGGTGTCTGAGATTGCCAGGTTGATCAGGTACAGTGATGTGGAGTTGAACTTCTGCTTCTTCTGGCATGTAATGTACAGGACCAGACTGTTGCCTGAGACACTGATGACGAGTACAAGGATGTAGAAGATGGGAAAGAGGACCTGAGCTCCCTTCTTTAACATGAACACGTTGCAGGTTTGGTTGGAGAAACTTGCATTTGAAATTGCCAGAGAAGAATCCAAAGAAGCTtgagtttccattgtcctacaaaGAAAGTCTGGTTGTCAGATTTTGATAGACTGGTCCTTTGATTTCTAACTGGTGTTATATAAAACAGTAGGTTCTCCAACAAAGATCATCCTTGtacatgaagaaccatttaaccatatacattaaaacactaaaaagtCATGGtcctatataaaaaaaacctgGTTTGGTGTAGaccaaaaaaacactgaaattacTCACAGTTCAATCAGTAGGGTAGACGAGCCCAACAGAGCATCACCAGATGTTCCTCCCTGTGCTTCCTGAGTT
The genomic region above belongs to Salminus brasiliensis chromosome 8, fSalBra1.hap2, whole genome shotgun sequence and contains:
- the LOC140560701 gene encoding G-protein coupled receptor 183; translated protein: METQASLDSSLAISNASFSNQTCNVFMLKKGAQVLFPIFYILVLVISVSGNSLVLYITCQKKQKFNSTSLYLINLAISDTLFTLALPGRITYYIRGFDWPFGEFLCRLTAMIFYLNTYAGIAFMTCISVDRYLAMVHPHRCLRLRNVKVVRGVCALVWAIVGLETSPLLFRNMMKDWKNQRTCMEYSSLDGSPRMPYVLLFACFVGFFVPLGLILGCYSKINSKLSRMAKENPMTSRSGKSQRAKNLILLILLSFVVCFSPYHINIMQFMVRRLLYEPSCEEKKAFKMSLQVTVSMMNLNCCLDPVIYFFAIKTYKQRVMSLFKGYMPSLSSKSMPENSSSNT